A segment of the Marinobacter alexandrii genome:
TGAATCTAGACTTTTCTACTGACGGTAGTGTTTGTTCCACAGGTATTCAGGCAGAAGTAGAGTTGGATAGCGATGACTATGCAAACCTGACAGAGAAAAGCCTTTTGAAGCTTACGTTTGAGTTATACAGTAATAATTTGACAATCCAGTCTGCTGGAGGAATTGCAGAGTTACTGCAGATTGAAGATCCTTCTGTTAGTCAAATCAATGCTTTCCTTGACCTGGAAGTGCTTTACAAAGACCTCAAGATTGCAGATGTTGTTATAGAAGAAGATGGGTCTGAAGAGGTAATCGTATTTCTTGAATTCAAAGATGAGTCTACAGTAAATAGCGAAGATTACTACGAAGATTTCATTATGGATTTAGAAAACTTGTTTACCAAATATGTTGGTAATGACTAGATGCTAATACACCCAATAGGTAAAAGCCTCATTCAATTTTTTTGAATGAGGCTTTTATTTTATATCAAGTACATCCAAATAATTCTAGACATCCTAAAGTTGAAGGGCCACAATAGAATCACGGTGAGAGAAAGAAAATAGATCAAATAGTCTGAATGAATCGTGGTTAGTTGAAACAGCATAAAAATCGTCACCATTTCAATAATACAAAGGCCGTAGCTGATATACATAGCTCCTGTAAAATAACCAGGCTCTTTTTCGAATCTGAATCCACAATTGGAACACTTTTCTTTCATCAATGGCATTTTAAATAAAAAGACATTTCCTTTTGTGCTAAATACCTTATCCTTACTACATGATGGGCATTTTTCCTGTTGTATATTTTTAAATAAACTAGACATAATGATGTATTTTGTTAATACAAAATAAGCGAGAACGTGTAATTAAAGTATTGAATGCAAGGTTCTAAAATTTGGATTATTAAGACATTTGGTGGTGAGTAAAGTCCGTATATTAAGTATTAGTGAGTTTGATGGTAATGAGAAATTAGTAAATTTCTATTGCAATGATTTACGAGAGCACCTTGAAACTCACTCTAAAAATATCACGGCTCCTCATAAGCATAATTTTTTCTTAACAGTCCTCTTTACTAAAGGCTCGGGTACGCATGAAATTGATTTTGAAAAATACGACGTGAGTCCCGGAAGTGTGTTTATGCTTAATCCTGGACAGGCGCATAATTGGGAACTGTCGGATGATATTGAAGGGATTATTTTTTTTCACTCTCAGGAGTTTTATGAAATTTCTTTTACGGAGCAATCCATTTATGATTTTCCATTTTTCTATCCTGTACGAAATCCATCCATGCTTACCTTGAAAGAAGGTGAGCTAAGCGAAGTATCCAATGCATTTAATTTAATTCTTAAAGAATATAGAAATCGGGATGTGTGGTCAATAAAAAAGATTGTTTCATTACTCAATTGTATTTATATAGATATCAGTAGGGTCTATTTGAATCCAGTCAATGCAAATTTGGTGAAGATGGATGCTTACTCAGCATACCTCAGGGAATTAGAGCAATTGATTGAGGAAAACTTCAAACAAGAGAAATCACCATCAGCATATGCTGATTTGCTGAATATCACCATTCGTCATCTAAATCGACTGACCCAGGAAACACTCGGAAAGTCCACTACACAGCTAATCACGGAACGTGTGATTTTGGAAGCAAAACGACTGATTGTGTATGATTCAACTTCGCTAGCTAAGATCTCTTATGAGTTAGGATACGATGACTATGCTTACTTTTCACGCCTCTTCAAAAAATGGACAAAACTAACCCCTTCAGAATTTAGTGCACTGTATAAGAGATAATGGATTTATTGATGTTTTGAAATTATGACTACTTATCGCTATCAAATGTTGGCAATAAAACATTATTCATGATAGCAAAAGGCAACTTATCCTCTTGTGAATTATAGGCACCTCCTGTAAACACGGCCACCATATCTAATTCCGGTAAAATCATGATATACTGACCACCATTGCCGGTTGCGGTTTTTGATAAAACTACTTGTTCTTTTGCTTTAAATGGAATGTTCCACCATAAATAACCATAATCAATACCCGTAATTTTTGTTTTTGGAGTAGTGGACTCTTCAATCCATTTCGATGACACTACCTGGGTATTATCCCACTTTCCTTTGTTGAGTACAAGCTGTCCGATTTTTGCCATATCACGTGATGTCATGTAAATCCTTTTCCCTGAAGGAATAACTTCTTTGGACGAGGTATGTCCCCAACTTACATTGGTAATTCCTAAAGGGTTAAACAGGTATTTTTCAGCAAATTCGTCTATAGCCAAGCCTGAAGCCTGACTGATTATTTCCGCTATTAACAACACACCCATTGAACAATAAGTTGAAACTGTACCAGGATCATTAATCATAGGGAGATCAAGTGTATACTGGATCCAGTCTTTCTTTTTATACACTTTGTCTTCTTGTCCAGCGGACTTCTTATCCCAATCATTGCAATCTAGACCAGTAGACATGGTCAGTAGATGTTTGATAGAGATTTCCTTTTTTCGGGAATCTTGATTTTTGGACACGGAATGACTTTTTAGATATTTTGATATGGGGTCCTCTATACTGACAATAAAACCTTCATCAATTGCAATGCCCATCAAAATGGATCGTATACTTTTTGTAGTAGAACGAAGATCGTGCTGCTTATTTACAGAATAGTTATTGAAATACTCTTCAATGATGAGTCTGCCGTTTTTTACCAATAAAACACTATGAAGTTCATTCTTGTTATTTAAGACTTGAGTGAATAACTGATATATTCTTGACGTATCTACATTCAGAGAATGTAAACTGGTTGTTAGCCACGCGTCTTCAAGTTTATTCGGTTCCGAGTAAGTATAACTTTGTTGTGAATAGCAAGTATTGATAATTGATAGAATGATAATACTAGAGATTGCTATTTTTTTCATTATCGTTTATCTGGTATGTTGTTATTGCTAAAATATTGTGCTTGAGTACCAGATGAATATAGATCATGGATCTTTATTCAACTAACTTGACCTCAGCAAAAGCATCCGCTGACCTCCACGTAACGTTTTTGTCTTTGCCGGGAATGAAATGTGAACCTATGAAATGATCGCGGTTTTCTTCCCCGTCATTGTCGCAATAAGCCATGCCCCAACCCATCACCTTACCTTTATGAAGTTTTACAGGGTTACTTTTATCTGTTGAGATGTAACCTTCGTCATAAATATCAAAGGCGGCTTCCCAAATGCTTGTTCCATTCAAGGTGTCCATTCGAATCTCTACATGATCATTGAGTAGGACTCGGTTTCCTTCAGTGTCAATATCAAGAACATCATGCAAAATGGATATATGGTAGACGAACGCCTGATAACTTACCTCATGGTCTCCTCCAGAGTTATCCTCATCAAATAGAACCTCAAAGCAATCATCTTGGTAGTACAAATTTTTTGGATCTGGATGTACATCACTAATCACATCATCCCTGATTTCCGCAAGGACATAAAACTTATTCTCGTCCCAAGCTAACTTGTATTTCCATGAAAAGTCAGCTGCTGGAGGCTCTGAATTTACGTTGTTGATCCAGGTATATTGTTCCGTGTTCCAGTAGGGTATGGCATGCCAAATAGAGTCTTTAGCATCTCCGTCAACAACCGGTGCGAGATGAGTATAGTGAGCCTTAAAGCGTTTTTTGGTGGGCTTCTGACTACAATTGAATAGTAGAATAACAATAGAGAACGCGATGATCGTCAATCTCATGTCTTATTCTTTAAAATGCTCTTTAACTGCTAGTGCCAAGAACATGTAGTTAGTAGCTCCGCCTCCCATTACGTATTCCGTTTGTTGCCAGAAGTAAGGCCATATCTTTAATTCTGGTAGATCCGGCTTTATGAGCGCTGTTCCTGAGATTGAACCTCCTGGAATAAAAGACCAATCGGCACGATTAACTCCATAGGCAACAGTAGCGGACTTAGAACCTACCCCTGACACAAAAGACATGGTGTTTTCTCCAGGATGAACACCCAATACAAAATTGAACGAATTGATGAAAAAGTCAGAAGTTGTCAACTCAGGCCAGGTTTTGTGAAAGAAATACTGCTCTTTCCCGAACTGCTGAATAGACCAGCCAGCACCCCAGATATTAGGTTTGTAAGGAACTCCAAAAGGAGATTCTTTGGCCTCCTCATTCAATCTATTCTGATAGTTTTGAACGGCCGAATAGATGGTCTTTTTAAATTTCTTATCTGTGATGAATGACATGGCACGTCCAATCACCCATCCCGATTTATCAATGTTTTTGACGATATCATCCTGCAGTGAAACAAACTCTTTGATAAGGGATTGATCTTTGGTTGTGATGATCAGTTCTGAAAGGGCCAGAACCTTTGAAGGTGTTTTTGCTTTCGATTTGGCTCTGTTGTAGAGTTTTAAAGCGGTTTCCAGGCATTCTTTGCTGAGTTCAGGGTTAGATTCTTCCAAAACTCTGGCTGATGCTGCCAAGCCTGCTATCACATACATTTCTCGATCGGGGTTGTCCTCTGTAAAGACCAAACGATCATCTAAAGGGAGTCCGGACTCTTTCGAGTAGGGA
Coding sequences within it:
- a CDS encoding AraC family transcriptional regulator, which translates into the protein MSKVRILSISEFDGNEKLVNFYCNDLREHLETHSKNITAPHKHNFFLTVLFTKGSGTHEIDFEKYDVSPGSVFMLNPGQAHNWELSDDIEGIIFFHSQEFYEISFTEQSIYDFPFFYPVRNPSMLTLKEGELSEVSNAFNLILKEYRNRDVWSIKKIVSLLNCIYIDISRVYLNPVNANLVKMDAYSAYLRELEQLIEENFKQEKSPSAYADLLNITIRHLNRLTQETLGKSTTQLITERVILEAKRLIVYDSTSLAKISYELGYDDYAYFSRLFKKWTKLTPSEFSALYKR
- a CDS encoding serine hydrolase; translated protein: MKKIAISSIIILSIINTCYSQQSYTYSEPNKLEDAWLTTSLHSLNVDTSRIYQLFTQVLNNKNELHSVLLVKNGRLIIEEYFNNYSVNKQHDLRSTTKSIRSILMGIAIDEGFIVSIEDPISKYLKSHSVSKNQDSRKKEISIKHLLTMSTGLDCNDWDKKSAGQEDKVYKKKDWIQYTLDLPMINDPGTVSTYCSMGVLLIAEIISQASGLAIDEFAEKYLFNPLGITNVSWGHTSSKEVIPSGKRIYMTSRDMAKIGQLVLNKGKWDNTQVVSSKWIEESTTPKTKITGIDYGYLWWNIPFKAKEQVVLSKTATGNGGQYIMILPELDMVAVFTGGAYNSQEDKLPFAIMNNVLLPTFDSDK
- a CDS encoding sugar-binding protein; amino-acid sequence: MRLTIIAFSIVILLFNCSQKPTKKRFKAHYTHLAPVVDGDAKDSIWHAIPYWNTEQYTWINNVNSEPPAADFSWKYKLAWDENKFYVLAEIRDDVISDVHPDPKNLYYQDDCFEVLFDEDNSGGDHEVSYQAFVYHISILHDVLDIDTEGNRVLLNDHVEIRMDTLNGTSIWEAAFDIYDEGYISTDKSNPVKLHKGKVMGWGMAYCDNDGEENRDHFIGSHFIPGKDKNVTWRSADAFAEVKLVE